A stretch of the Eretmochelys imbricata isolate rEreImb1 chromosome 15, rEreImb1.hap1, whole genome shotgun sequence genome encodes the following:
- the LOC144275466 gene encoding putative EP400-like protein yields the protein MHHGNGPQNVQRQLQRSRSFTGSEGEEQQTNLPQSPATSFAPSASPSAPQSPSYQIQQFIMSRSPVAGQNVNITLQNVGPVASGNQQITLTPLPIPNPTSPNFQFSPQQRRFEHGSPSYIQVTSPLPQQVQSQSPTQPSPVPVQSLPNVRAGTPGSGLGMCSQSPTRGFVDASLLVRQISLSPSNGGHFVYQEGSGIAQIAQGTTAQVQIPSSGAPATVRERRLSQPHSQTGGTIHHLGPQSPVASGANMQPLTSPGHITTTNLPPQISNIIQGQLMQQQQALQGQQLSRPIGFDRASGGLIAGVGGPNSAGPHRSFSPCMGWVQGGGEPSTSHSGTPGGDPLTPGAGATLSIPSSQEAGDCHWGWGKIHLLRALIGDKPRVPFLYCDSLTAYAQWLKPNSGSSRIALGVGGRSPHTRVLSLAC from the coding sequence ATGCACCATGGGAACGGTCCTCAGAATGTTCAGCGTCAGCTCCAGAGGTCCAGATCCTTCACAGGTAGTGAGGGAGAAGAGCAGCAGACCAACTTACCGCAGTCCCCTGCAACTTCATTTGCTCCTTCTGCAAGCCCATCTGCACCACAGTCCCCCAGTTACCAAATACAGCAGTTTATAATGAGTAGAAGTCCAGTAGCTGGGCAGAATGTGAACATCACACTGCAGAATGTTGGACCGGTAGCATCAGGAAACCAACAGATAACACTTACCCCTTTGCCAATACCAAATCCAACATCACCAAATTTTCAGTTTAGCCCTCAGCAAAGGAGGTTTGAGCATGGATCTCCATCGTATATTCAAGTTACTTCACCATTGCCCCAGCAGGTTCAGTCTCAAAGCCCTACACAACCCAGTCCTGTACCAGTGCAGTCACTACCAAATGTTCGGGCAGGCACTCCAGGTTCTGGCTTGGGTATGTGCAGCCAGAGCCCTACTAGAGGATTTGTAGATGCTAGTTTGCTTGTGCGACAGATCAGTCTGAGCCCTTCAAATGGTGGACACTTTGTATATCAAGAAGGATCCGGAATCGCACAAATTGCTCAAGGAACTACAGCACAGGTACAAATTCCATCTTCTGGGGCACCTGCAACTGTACGAGAACGCAGGCTTTCACAACCTCATTCACAGACTGGTGGCACCATTCATCATCTTGGACCTCAAAGTCCTGTAGCTAGTGGAGCAAACATGCAACCATTGACTAGCCCCGGTCATATTACAACTACTAACTTGCCACCGCAGATCAGCAATATTATTCAAGGGCAGCtcatgcagcagcagcaagcacttCAAGGGCAGCAGTTGAGCAGACCCATAGGATTTGATAGGGCTTCTGGTGGATTAATAGCTGGAGTTGGAGGACCCAACTCCGCAGGCCCGCACCGCAGCTTCTCCCCGTGCATGGGATGGGTGCAGGGCGGAGGGgagcccagcacctcccactctgGCACCCCCGGAGGGGACCCACTtaccccaggagctggggccacaCTTTCCATTCCCTCCTCACAGGAAGCTGGGGACTGtcactggggatgggggaaaatacATCTCTTACGGGCGCTGATAGGAGACAAACCGCGAGTTCCGTTCCTGTACTGTGACTCCCTCACTGCGTATGCGCAATGGCTCAAACCAAACAGTGGGAGCAGCAGGATTGCGCTAGGGGTAGGGGGCAGGTCGCCCCATACACGTGTCCTGTCTTTGGCATGCTAG